Proteins encoded together in one Staphylococcus aureus window:
- the arsC gene encoding arsenate reductase (thioredoxin), translating into MTKKTIYFICTGNSCRSQMAEGWAKQILADDWNVYSAGIETHGVNPKAIEAMKEVGIDISNHTSDLIDNNIIKNSNLVVTLCSDADVNCPSLPTNVKKEHWGFDDPAGKPWSEFQRVRDEIKIAIENFKSR; encoded by the coding sequence ATGACTAAAAAAACAATTTATTTTATATGTACAGGCAACTCATGTCGAAGTCAAATGGCTGAAGGTTGGGCTAAACAAATCTTAGCGGATGATTGGAATGTATATTCTGCTGGTATCGAAACACACGGTGTTAATCCCAAAGCGATAGAAGCTATGAAAGAAGTAGGCATTGATATATCAAATCATACATCAGATTTAATCGATAATAATATTATTAAAAATTCAAATTTAGTTGTTACATTATGTAGTGATGCAGACGTAAATTGCCCTTCTTTACCAACAAATGTTAAGAAAGAACATTGGGGATTTGATGATCCTGCAGGCAAGCCTTGGTCAGAGTTCCAACGTGTAAGAGATGAAATTAAAATCGCAATTGAAAATTTCAAATCACGATGA
- a CDS encoding N-acetylglucosaminidase produces MNKHKKGSIFGIIGLVVIFAVVSFLFFSMISDQIFFKHVKSDIKIEKLNVTLNDAAKKQINNYTSQQVSNKKNDAWRDASATEIKSAMDSGTFIDNEKQKYQFLDLSKYQGIDKNRIKRMLVDRPTLLKHTDDFLKAAKDKHVNEVYLISHALLETGAVKSELANGVEIDGKKYYNFYGVGALDKDPIKTGAEYAKKHGWDTPEKAISGGADFIHKHFLSSTDQNTLYSMRWNPKNPGEHQYATDIKWAESNATIIADFYKNMKTEGKYFKYFVYKDDSKHLNK; encoded by the coding sequence ATGAATAAACACAAGAAAGGTTCTATTTTTGGAATAATAGGACTTGTTGTCATATTTGCTGTTGTCTCATTTTTATTTTTCTCAATGATATCCGATCAGATATTTTTCAAACATGTTAAATCCGACATTAAGATTGAAAAGTTAAATGTTACATTAAACGATGCAGCAAAGAAACAAATAAATAATTATACGAGTCAACAGGTATCAAATAAAAAGAATGATGCATGGAGAGATGCATCTGCAACTGAAATTAAAAGTGCAATGGATAGCGGTACTTTTATCGATAATGAAAAGCAAAAATATCAATTTTTAGATTTATCAAAGTATCAAGGGATTGATAAAAATAGAATTAAACGTATGTTAGTAGATAGACCAACGTTATTGAAACATACGGATGATTTCTTAAAAGCTGCTAAAGATAAGCACGTTAACGAAGTTTATTTAATTTCACATGCATTATTAGAAACTGGCGCAGTTAAAAGTGAATTAGCTAATGGAGTCGAAATTGATGGCAAAAAGTACTACAATTTCTATGGAGTAGGAGCCCTTGATAAAGACCCAATTAAAACAGGTGCAGAATATGCTAAAAAGCATGGTTGGGATACACCTGAAAAAGCTATTTCAGGCGGTGCTGATTTCATTCATAAGCACTTCTTATCAAGCACAGATCAAAATACATTGTATAGTATGAGATGGAATCCAAAAAATCCAGGAGAACATCAATATGCTACAGATATTAAGTGGGCAGAAAGTAATGCAACAATTATCGCTGACTTTTATAAGAACATGAAGACTGAAGGAAAATACTTCAAATACTTTGTGTATAAAGATGACAGTAAACATTTGAATAAGTAA